A single Candidatus Rubidus massiliensis DNA region contains:
- a CDS encoding Transglycosylase associated protein, whose protein sequence is MGIISTIIIGFIVGLFARALMPGRDPLGFIYTTLLGIAGAFVGKFIGDAVGLYKSEDQAGFFMSLLGAMVLLFVYNHLVKKKIAP, encoded by the coding sequence ATGGGAATTATCAGTACAATTATCATCGGTTTTATTGTAGGCTTATTCGCAAGAGCATTAATGCCAGGACGCGATCCTCTCGGATTTATCTATACTACTCTTTTAGGAATAGCTGGGGCTTTTGTAGGTAAATTTATTGGAGATGCGGTAGGTTTATACAAATCTGAAGATCAAGCGGGTTTTTTTATGTCATTACTAGGCGCTATGGTTTTACTTTTCGTTTACAACCATTTAGTGAAGAAAAAAATAGCTCCATAA